In Microvenator marinus, one genomic interval encodes:
- a CDS encoding FHA domain-containing protein encodes MTDQNRKTLRSFYCRDYLWEIFEQMTTDLGCSMDYLVNESMRLYARSRDYVQDEAPGAPGMGGPGGGGQMGGGQMGGGQMGGGMDFRQPPAPGYGSMGGGQPNPPPNQGFSPMEHRTFNQIPPVQQQPRQPAPPAPPQPSVGFSGQRNQLQSAPPPPPPRPGNGGGGWQSGGYQQAPQPTPSPGYGGGSPMPASGAQPPLYLLFNNNRYVVDKEKFVIGRGSQQTDLTIRDGNISRKHCCIVYKNGSYFIKDLNSTNGVEYRGNRIESKKIEEGDIFYLCDYELRFTYRP; translated from the coding sequence ATGACGGATCAGAATCGAAAGACATTGCGCAGTTTTTACTGCCGCGATTATCTCTGGGAAATCTTTGAGCAGATGACAACCGATTTGGGCTGCTCAATGGACTACCTTGTAAACGAGTCGATGCGCCTCTACGCGCGCAGTCGAGACTACGTTCAAGACGAGGCACCAGGCGCCCCAGGAATGGGTGGGCCAGGTGGCGGCGGACAGATGGGCGGCGGACAGATGGGCGGCGGACAGATGGGCGGCGGAATGGACTTCCGGCAGCCTCCAGCGCCTGGGTATGGAAGCATGGGTGGCGGACAGCCGAACCCTCCTCCAAATCAGGGCTTCTCGCCCATGGAACACCGCACGTTTAATCAGATTCCACCGGTGCAACAACAGCCACGACAACCTGCGCCACCTGCACCGCCACAACCTTCGGTTGGATTTAGCGGTCAGCGCAATCAGCTTCAGTCGGCCCCTCCACCACCTCCTCCTCGCCCAGGCAATGGCGGCGGTGGTTGGCAATCTGGTGGATATCAGCAAGCCCCTCAGCCGACGCCAAGCCCCGGTTATGGCGGTGGCTCGCCGATGCCAGCATCGGGCGCCCAACCTCCTCTCTACCTGCTATTCAATAATAACAGGTACGTGGTGGACAAAGAGAAGTTCGTGATTGGACGTGGTAGCCAACAAACCGATCTGACCATCCGAGATGGCAATATCTCGCGTAAACATTGCTGCATCGTGTACAAAAACGGGTCCTATTTCATCAAGGACCTGAACTCGACAAATGGCGTGGAATATCGAGGAAATCGCATCGAGTCTAAAAAGATCGAGGAAGGAGATATTTTCTACCTTTGCGATTATGAGCTCCGGTTCACCTACAGACCGTAG
- a CDS encoding RNA polymerase sigma factor: protein MEQDDTELVELAQKGDRDAFRQLVERYQRRVYSICYGMLKNADDSMDVSQEVFVKVYRYLEKFNFQSSFYTWLYRITVNMCIDHIRKNQRVKKVEYDDGISREDGDEHTLPSTLGLNPDKVYGRKELRAKMLEALDSLGEKHRTILILREVDGLSYEEIADVLNISKGTVMSRLFHARRYFQEAIGEYVGDDLEI, encoded by the coding sequence GTGGAGCAGGACGATACAGAACTCGTTGAGCTCGCTCAAAAAGGCGATCGAGATGCATTTCGACAACTGGTAGAGCGCTACCAGCGTCGGGTCTACTCGATATGCTACGGCATGCTTAAAAACGCAGACGATAGCATGGACGTAAGCCAGGAGGTCTTTGTCAAGGTCTACAGATACCTTGAGAAATTCAACTTCCAGTCGAGCTTCTATACCTGGCTCTACCGAATCACCGTCAATATGTGCATCGACCATATCCGCAAGAACCAGCGGGTGAAGAAGGTCGAGTACGACGACGGCATTTCGCGTGAAGATGGCGACGAGCACACCTTGCCGTCCACGCTTGGACTCAATCCAGACAAAGTCTACGGCCGAAAAGAGCTCCGGGCCAAAATGCTCGAGGCGCTCGATTCGCTAGGCGAAAAACACCGTACCATCTTGATTCTGAGAGAGGTCGACGGCCTCTCATACGAAGAAATTGCTGATGTCCTAAACATCTCAAAAGGTACCGTGATGAGCCGACTTTTTCACGCCAGACGCTACTTCCAAGAGGCGATTGGTGAGTACGTTGGCGACGATCTCGAAATCTAA
- a CDS encoding ABC transporter permease: MSDAKEKKGFIDWFQGAVLADRYLETVLADWKNTLLLLSQAPILAALAVMVWGNVESGTPALYFVMTLSVIWLGCMDSCREVVKERALFLRERMFNLNVASYLYSKARVLALLNVVQVVIYAVIIHKFVDTRVPVGWSIINLLFSALCGTCLGLLISSSVRRSDYAVGLVPLVILPQILFSEFSIDKDNFEGASRWVFNLMPSRWGYESMLEFADSGGSELTAVGKLMPLAAFSVLFLFGAWFILRRQRY, translated from the coding sequence ATGAGCGACGCGAAAGAAAAGAAGGGGTTTATCGACTGGTTCCAAGGCGCAGTGCTCGCCGATCGATACCTCGAAACCGTGCTCGCTGACTGGAAGAACACGCTGCTTTTGCTCTCGCAGGCCCCGATTTTGGCCGCGCTTGCCGTCATGGTTTGGGGGAATGTGGAGAGCGGTACGCCCGCATTATACTTCGTGATGACGCTATCCGTGATCTGGCTCGGCTGTATGGATTCGTGCCGAGAAGTGGTCAAGGAGCGCGCCCTCTTTTTGCGCGAGCGCATGTTCAACCTGAACGTCGCATCCTATCTCTATTCCAAGGCGAGGGTTCTGGCCCTGCTCAACGTGGTTCAGGTCGTAATCTACGCGGTGATCATCCACAAATTTGTGGACACGCGCGTGCCGGTGGGTTGGTCGATCATAAATCTGCTCTTTTCAGCGCTTTGTGGCACATGCCTTGGGCTTCTTATCTCGTCGAGCGTTCGCCGCAGCGATTATGCGGTGGGCCTAGTGCCTTTGGTGATTCTGCCTCAGATTCTCTTCAGTGAGTTTTCCATCGACAAAGACAATTTTGAAGGCGCTAGCCGCTGGGTCTTCAATCTGATGCCTTCCCGATGGGGTTACGAAAGTATGCTCGAGTTCGCAGATAGCGGCGGATCCGAACTCACCGCGGTTGGGAAACTCATGCCGCTCGCGGCCTTTTCGGTGCTCTTCCTCTTTGGCGCCTGGTTCATTTTGCGCCGTCAACGTTACTGA
- a CDS encoding serine/threonine-protein kinase, whose amino-acid sequence MLPKPNDIFERKYRILKVLGRGAFGEVFHARVDEIERKVAIKILKPQQALDGQWYDEELEARFLREARLLSELQSPHTIRMYDYGRSESGLLYMIFEFVEGQSLTELMARGPIAPDLAIHITKQVLQSLHEAHWHGIQHRDIKPDNIMVFSYLDDPWRTKLLDFGVARDYANPDSELTTRGMRVGTIRYMSPEQNRGEVLTPASDIYSLGLVLFEMLTGRYAIETDDLNLITMFHLQAIPIELPPDLHTPHKLREVAHKMLAKPLATRFQSAAETIEALDTVDLEDAGTCLDDMDMDETVTVRP is encoded by the coding sequence ATGCTCCCTAAACCAAACGACATCTTTGAACGTAAATACCGAATCCTCAAGGTGCTAGGCCGAGGCGCGTTCGGCGAGGTCTTCCATGCTAGGGTAGACGAGATTGAACGCAAAGTCGCCATCAAGATTCTCAAGCCACAGCAGGCCTTGGACGGCCAGTGGTATGACGAAGAGTTAGAGGCGCGATTCCTGAGGGAGGCCCGGCTGCTCTCCGAGCTGCAGTCCCCGCATACGATCAGGATGTACGACTATGGTCGTTCAGAATCGGGCCTGCTCTACATGATTTTCGAGTTCGTGGAGGGCCAGTCTCTAACCGAGCTCATGGCTCGAGGCCCTATCGCGCCGGACCTTGCGATCCATATCACAAAGCAGGTGCTTCAAAGCCTTCACGAAGCCCACTGGCACGGCATCCAGCACCGAGACATCAAGCCCGATAATATCATGGTGTTTTCGTACCTCGATGACCCGTGGCGTACCAAGCTTCTGGATTTTGGTGTGGCTCGCGATTACGCAAACCCCGATTCCGAGCTGACCACGCGCGGAATGAGAGTCGGCACCATCCGCTATATGTCGCCTGAGCAAAATCGCGGCGAGGTGCTGACCCCTGCAAGTGATATCTACAGCCTGGGTCTTGTGCTCTTCGAGATGTTGACCGGTCGATACGCCATTGAAACCGACGACCTGAACCTGATTACGATGTTCCATCTTCAGGCCATCCCAATTGAGCTACCACCCGACCTGCACACGCCTCATAAGCTGCGCGAAGTTGCACACAAGATGCTAGCTAAGCCGCTCGCGACGCGTTTTCAAAGTGCCGCTGAAACCATTGAAGCCCTCGACACCGTAGACCTTGAGGACGCCGGTACGTGCCTTGACGACATGGATATGGACGAGACCGTGACCGTTCGTCCATAG
- a CDS encoding formylglycine-generating enzyme family protein codes for MNLAKYLGGLGLFACLLVPAFVGATEPETPEGMAVVQGASFKRGVEKDDHQCAQPDQPKKNATTPAQEVTVSSFYMDLTEVTNEAYAACKKAGKCTSGPAYADFNAPKQPVTGVTWYDAKNFCEFVGKRLPTEAEWELAARGPDAETYPWGNAPVSCEHAVIKDEKGRSCGEKKRRGSKPETGRVLEVGSKPAGRYGLYDMAGNAEEWVADWWTPDWESCGAACQGVDPKGPCGGALDCKGFKYRAVRGGSWYWPGEHATGYHRRRNPPSNRPFHHFGFRCAKSIETGTSPQ; via the coding sequence ATGAACCTAGCGAAGTACCTAGGCGGACTAGGACTTTTTGCATGTTTGCTTGTCCCTGCATTCGTGGGTGCCACCGAACCTGAAACTCCTGAGGGAATGGCGGTCGTCCAAGGCGCCTCCTTCAAACGTGGAGTTGAGAAGGATGACCATCAATGCGCTCAACCCGACCAACCCAAGAAAAACGCCACAACGCCGGCTCAAGAGGTCACGGTCTCGTCGTTCTACATGGATCTCACTGAGGTCACGAACGAGGCCTACGCCGCTTGTAAAAAGGCTGGGAAGTGCACGTCAGGTCCTGCCTACGCGGACTTCAATGCGCCTAAGCAACCGGTGACCGGTGTGACCTGGTATGATGCCAAGAATTTCTGCGAGTTTGTTGGCAAGAGACTTCCGACGGAAGCCGAGTGGGAGCTCGCTGCGCGAGGCCCAGACGCCGAGACCTACCCGTGGGGTAACGCGCCGGTTTCGTGCGAGCACGCCGTGATCAAGGACGAGAAGGGGCGAAGTTGCGGCGAGAAAAAAAGGCGAGGCTCAAAACCCGAGACGGGGCGCGTTCTGGAAGTTGGGTCCAAGCCCGCAGGACGCTACGGCCTCTACGATATGGCCGGAAATGCCGAAGAATGGGTGGCCGACTGGTGGACCCCTGATTGGGAATCATGCGGTGCGGCCTGCCAAGGTGTCGACCCCAAAGGGCCATGCGGTGGCGCCCTCGATTGCAAAGGCTTTAAGTACAGGGCTGTGCGTGGGGGTTCGTGGTACTGGCCGGGCGAGCACGCGACGGGTTATCATCGGCGCAGAAATCCGCCGTCAAACAGGCCGTTCCACCATTTTGGTTTTCGATGTGCTAAGTCGATCGAGACTGGTACTAGTCCACAGTGA
- a CDS encoding tetratricopeptide repeat protein: protein MKHWLLFAVLVMGFGCATSKADPRWEACVDEDAQQCMNWGKHSALDQKPDRALVAFQFACELGEADGCMEMAKFFGRIPENKAEMNQALRESCDKGEPLACVELAKFGSRRNAIPVFKSACEQGVGRGCAEWAAAKRDLWRLESELTESVRLDEKACELGVSSSCLRAGQAYYFGSGVPQDKPKSEAFFERSCNEETGDGCATLAKIFSEGVGVDPDPVKARQYYTLAAKHQPQDAQSRRRSKFLINVGVCNRGDAIACYNAGLILHEGVEVDRNLTTAREFYNLSCQRGLERGCVAQRSIRKTERIAGTP, encoded by the coding sequence ATGAAACACTGGCTTCTCTTCGCGGTTTTGGTCATGGGCTTTGGATGCGCAACATCTAAGGCAGACCCCCGTTGGGAAGCATGTGTGGACGAGGATGCCCAACAATGCATGAACTGGGGAAAGCACTCGGCTCTCGACCAAAAGCCAGATCGCGCGCTCGTAGCCTTCCAATTTGCATGCGAACTCGGTGAGGCCGATGGTTGTATGGAGATGGCCAAGTTCTTCGGGCGAATCCCCGAAAACAAGGCCGAGATGAACCAGGCTCTTCGAGAATCGTGCGACAAAGGTGAGCCCTTGGCGTGTGTGGAACTCGCCAAATTTGGTTCAAGACGAAACGCGATTCCAGTCTTCAAAAGCGCGTGTGAACAAGGCGTGGGGCGAGGTTGCGCCGAATGGGCAGCTGCCAAACGCGACCTTTGGCGGCTCGAGTCTGAGCTCACCGAATCCGTCAGACTCGACGAAAAAGCGTGCGAACTCGGCGTCTCCTCGTCGTGTCTTAGGGCAGGCCAGGCCTATTATTTTGGCTCCGGCGTCCCACAAGATAAGCCCAAAAGCGAAGCGTTTTTTGAACGCTCATGTAACGAAGAAACTGGCGATGGTTGCGCCACACTCGCGAAGATTTTTTCCGAAGGTGTCGGTGTAGACCCAGACCCCGTCAAGGCGCGCCAGTACTATACACTGGCCGCCAAACATCAGCCCCAAGATGCCCAGTCGCGCCGTCGCTCTAAGTTCCTTATCAACGTTGGGGTTTGCAATCGCGGTGATGCGATCGCTTGTTATAACGCGGGCCTGATCCTCCATGAGGGCGTAGAGGTTGATCGGAACCTGACCACGGCCAGGGAATTCTACAATCTCTCGTGTCAACGAGGGCTCGAGCGAGGCTGTGTGGCGCAACGCTCCATTCGGAAAACTGAGCGGATTGCAGGTACACCTTGA
- the add gene encoding adenosine deaminase: MKVTREFIEKMPKTDLHVHLDGSLRLSTILDLAQQQGVALPENPKDEKALAKVIRMGAICEDLRDYLKAFDITLSVLQTEESLYRAAFELAEDAAKENVRYMEVRYSPLLHTRNGLSFPVIVEAVAEGLREAKRKYGIMTGQIICGIRHITPESSLRLAELCVAFKHRGVVGFDLAGAEADNPPKDHQAAFDLIRNNNVNLTIHAGEAYGPESIHQAIHMCGAHRIGHGTRLREDGDLLNFVNDHRIPLEVCVTSNVQTRACDSFESHPLPFYMSYGIRCTINTDNRLVTDTTMTEEFWRCVQHYNLGVGDLRKLMIDGFKSSFMPYRKKRTVMAMAVEEFDSLVADFAAMQGAPASEYAPNVAQEIGSQFSRFQSQLPEDPSELLAEKAPKVEKKEAPRAKKKR; encoded by the coding sequence ATGAAAGTCACACGCGAATTTATTGAGAAGATGCCCAAGACGGATCTTCACGTCCATCTCGATGGGAGTCTTCGTTTATCTACGATTTTGGATCTGGCGCAGCAGCAAGGTGTGGCGCTGCCGGAAAACCCTAAGGATGAGAAGGCGCTCGCGAAGGTGATTCGCATGGGCGCAATCTGCGAAGATCTTCGCGACTATCTCAAGGCGTTCGATATCACGCTGAGCGTGCTTCAGACTGAGGAGTCGCTCTACCGCGCGGCCTTTGAGCTTGCCGAGGACGCTGCGAAGGAGAACGTGCGTTATATGGAGGTTCGTTATTCGCCCCTCCTTCATACGCGCAACGGGCTGAGCTTCCCGGTGATTGTGGAGGCTGTGGCTGAGGGTTTGCGCGAAGCGAAGCGTAAATACGGCATCATGACCGGCCAGATCATCTGCGGGATTCGGCATATCACGCCGGAGTCCTCGTTGCGTCTGGCTGAGCTTTGCGTGGCGTTCAAGCACCGCGGTGTGGTGGGGTTTGACCTCGCCGGCGCCGAGGCTGATAACCCTCCAAAGGATCATCAGGCGGCCTTCGATCTGATCCGAAACAATAACGTCAACCTCACGATTCATGCCGGAGAGGCCTACGGCCCCGAGAGCATCCACCAGGCGATTCATATGTGCGGCGCCCACCGAATCGGGCACGGCACGCGCCTTCGCGAGGACGGCGATCTTCTGAACTTCGTCAACGATCACCGCATTCCTCTTGAGGTTTGTGTGACGTCCAACGTGCAGACTCGGGCGTGCGATAGTTTTGAATCGCATCCTCTTCCGTTCTACATGTCGTACGGGATCCGCTGCACGATCAATACGGATAACCGGCTCGTGACGGATACGACGATGACCGAGGAGTTCTGGCGTTGCGTTCAGCACTACAACCTTGGCGTTGGCGACTTGCGAAAGCTCATGATCGACGGCTTTAAATCGAGCTTTATGCCGTACCGAAAGAAGCGCACCGTCATGGCGATGGCTGTGGAGGAATTCGATAGTTTGGTCGCTGATTTTGCCGCGATGCAAGGCGCGCCTGCAAGCGAATATGCGCCGAACGTGGCCCAAGAGATCGGCTCACAATTCTCGCGTTTCCAAAGCCAGCTGCCTGAAGACCCGAGCGAATTGTTGGCAGAGAAGGCGCCGAAAGTTGAGAAGAAAGAGGCTCCTCGCGCCAAGAAGAAGCGCTAA
- a CDS encoding toxin-antitoxin system YwqK family antitoxin, producing MLITCALGLVGCAAEPLTPDGWPQRPADRQLRCPDGTDLADDFSEDGFRTVTCHRPEDPLPVGFLLQWNPEQVLVRELQLDDRGYPVKQWRWYDDGGQRSLEDFDEGILSERKVFYPTGALQEELQRREKGVWLKRLQPDGSVQEEGLLVDDKREGPWKLFREGAEEVVTFSNGLEEGVSQRTYLDGSRESGMWRAGKKHGEWVRQTSAGVPVARVTWMDGVKTGASELYHPNGQSSAQGAWLDDKREGNWVFWHANGQKESEGLYKDGKKQGPWSYWYTDGQLRETGQYADGNKVGEWKSYSVSGVLERVENL from the coding sequence ATGCTGATTACATGTGCTTTGGGGTTGGTCGGCTGTGCGGCAGAGCCTTTGACGCCTGATGGATGGCCTCAGAGACCGGCAGACCGGCAGTTGCGATGCCCCGACGGTACAGACCTCGCCGATGATTTTAGCGAAGACGGGTTTCGCACCGTGACCTGTCATCGCCCCGAGGACCCGCTCCCCGTGGGCTTTCTCCTGCAATGGAACCCTGAACAGGTGCTCGTGCGCGAGCTACAGCTCGACGATCGTGGGTACCCCGTCAAGCAATGGCGTTGGTACGACGACGGCGGCCAGCGAAGTCTCGAGGATTTTGACGAAGGCATCCTAAGTGAGCGCAAGGTCTTCTACCCAACGGGCGCACTTCAAGAGGAGCTTCAGCGGCGAGAAAAGGGCGTTTGGCTGAAACGGCTACAGCCCGATGGCAGCGTGCAGGAAGAGGGGCTACTCGTTGATGATAAGCGCGAAGGTCCCTGGAAACTCTTTCGGGAAGGCGCCGAAGAAGTCGTCACGTTCTCCAACGGACTCGAGGAGGGAGTATCCCAGCGCACCTACCTCGATGGCTCGCGCGAGTCCGGCATGTGGCGTGCCGGAAAGAAGCATGGTGAGTGGGTGCGCCAGACGTCTGCGGGTGTTCCAGTGGCGCGTGTCACTTGGATGGATGGCGTAAAAACCGGCGCAAGCGAACTCTATCATCCCAATGGTCAGTCGAGCGCTCAAGGGGCATGGCTCGACGATAAACGCGAAGGAAACTGGGTCTTTTGGCACGCAAATGGTCAAAAGGAGTCGGAAGGACTCTACAAAGATGGCAAAAAACAAGGCCCTTGGAGCTACTGGTACACCGATGGCCAACTCCGAGAAACCGGCCAATACGCGGACGGAAACAAGGTCGGTGAGTGGAAATCGTACAGTGTCTCGGGTGTCCTAGAACGTGTTGAAAATCTCTAG
- a CDS encoding CehA/McbA family metallohydrolase, translating into MKRILFIAVLLAACSGDETSENFPPIEELDISIPDLGPEPEDDLGVDLGPSEGRVLIDLESRLRPVEGEASVYQVDNEDQLIGGGAAHGRVGDWVLENEHIRVLIEADDRVMNPCPYGGNILDVSYKDGPSQDDILGEVCLFINATQTLDPDTYEVIETENGAAVLAVTGTIQLGDYLNIPGMVGGFIPGLSLPFDFNKLLGGTLTIYYILHPGELRVEVVTAMRNDSDEEFSAVIAHLLMAGGNGGFFNPYGANRGFGNGGGLTNEAAVSFSGFLSENEGTMFVPEPREHLSASVPRGGTSIYVSGVTAIASGIQTILGTLANRNFKDVEGVITLQPGEQSETTHWQFVGDGNVSTMLDEVYPLLGFETGVVSGKVLDSDGMPRAGARVSAVSETPERTMGQTRTDSEGNYSMRVPVGNYTIRARIPGASAPAPQFVAVDADEELTVPDLELGAPALLKVAITTPDGTPTPGRVTVICQGECPDQASSQEADVTSDSLPANWYRVVYVGMDGLAEIPIPAGAYTVAVTRGFEWTMWPYDARTNGGFPVNLAAGDELVLEAEIAHVMDTSGALSVDFHVHALPSPDSPVPIDHRALNFLAEGVDVIVSTDHDIIADYAPSIAALGAESDLVSIVGVEITTGSTGHYNAFPVPYDAEARRGGALDWGRDRGNDMDPADIIAWARAQSGEQVVQVNHPDGSGYIGGMKADVLRGLSFTDREMIRLDPMDVDPETGDTGIWSEDFTAIEVMNGTSINRFWGVARWWLTMVGRGFTPTATAVTDTHRLYGDLGGSPRTWVFVPEANDEPLSFDEEGFARATNAGAAIGSRGPFMRITARNGAEEEIGLGQTIASGGEPVEVEVELSLPEWMDVTEIEAYINLEDVVTPPGETEEAPLTPTLSVPVVLEETDLEVVATGSSVHRRYTKTVTFSVDADADSYVMIVAKGNGNMAPLAPGQTPFAFANPFYIDHDGGGYDNPPLAELASTPPPARFEQRSVPELTPEVLADAIHHGMCTH; encoded by the coding sequence ATGAAGAGAATTTTATTCATTGCCGTTCTACTCGCCGCCTGTTCAGGTGACGAGACAAGTGAAAACTTTCCACCGATCGAGGAGCTGGACATCAGCATCCCCGACCTAGGACCTGAGCCCGAAGACGACCTGGGCGTTGATCTGGGCCCGAGCGAGGGTCGAGTACTGATCGATCTAGAAAGCCGTCTTCGGCCTGTTGAAGGCGAAGCCTCGGTCTATCAGGTGGACAACGAGGACCAGCTGATTGGAGGCGGGGCTGCGCACGGTAGAGTGGGCGATTGGGTGCTCGAGAATGAGCATATTCGCGTGCTTATCGAGGCCGACGATCGCGTGATGAACCCGTGTCCTTACGGCGGCAACATTCTAGATGTTTCGTACAAGGATGGACCGAGCCAGGACGATATCCTGGGCGAGGTATGTCTGTTCATCAACGCAACGCAGACCTTGGATCCTGACACGTACGAGGTCATCGAGACCGAAAATGGTGCGGCGGTGCTCGCTGTCACCGGGACCATCCAGCTCGGCGACTACTTGAATATCCCCGGCATGGTCGGCGGCTTTATCCCTGGGCTTTCGCTACCTTTTGATTTCAACAAATTGCTCGGTGGAACGCTCACCATCTACTATATTCTTCATCCGGGAGAGCTCAGAGTCGAGGTGGTCACCGCCATGCGAAACGACTCGGACGAGGAGTTTAGCGCCGTGATCGCGCACCTCTTGATGGCAGGTGGAAACGGCGGATTCTTCAATCCTTATGGGGCCAACCGTGGTTTCGGAAACGGCGGGGGCCTGACGAACGAGGCGGCGGTCTCGTTCAGCGGATTCTTGAGTGAGAACGAGGGCACCATGTTTGTGCCGGAGCCGCGCGAGCACCTGAGCGCAAGCGTTCCGCGAGGCGGCACGAGCATCTACGTCTCAGGCGTGACGGCGATAGCATCGGGTATTCAGACTATCCTTGGAACGCTGGCGAACAGGAATTTCAAAGACGTTGAGGGTGTGATTACGCTTCAACCAGGCGAGCAGTCCGAGACTACACACTGGCAGTTCGTGGGCGATGGAAATGTGAGCACAATGCTCGACGAGGTATACCCGCTCCTCGGTTTTGAGACCGGAGTGGTTAGCGGAAAGGTACTTGACTCTGACGGCATGCCGCGTGCCGGCGCGCGAGTAAGCGCCGTAAGCGAAACCCCTGAACGAACGATGGGCCAGACTCGAACGGACTCGGAGGGCAACTACTCCATGCGCGTGCCCGTGGGCAATTACACGATCCGGGCGCGAATTCCTGGTGCGTCGGCTCCAGCTCCTCAGTTTGTGGCCGTAGATGCGGATGAGGAACTGACGGTTCCGGACCTTGAGCTCGGTGCGCCGGCGTTGTTGAAGGTTGCGATCACCACTCCGGACGGGACTCCAACGCCGGGCCGCGTGACCGTGATTTGCCAGGGAGAGTGCCCGGATCAGGCGAGCTCGCAGGAAGCTGATGTGACCTCGGATTCGTTGCCGGCGAATTGGTATCGTGTGGTCTACGTGGGGATGGACGGCTTAGCCGAAATTCCGATCCCTGCGGGCGCGTACACGGTGGCCGTCACACGAGGTTTTGAATGGACGATGTGGCCCTATGATGCGCGCACAAACGGGGGATTCCCGGTGAACTTGGCGGCGGGCGACGAGCTTGTTCTCGAGGCCGAAATCGCCCACGTGATGGATACGAGCGGCGCGCTATCAGTGGACTTCCACGTGCATGCGTTGCCATCCCCAGACAGTCCAGTTCCTATTGATCACCGTGCCCTGAACTTCTTGGCCGAAGGCGTGGACGTGATCGTGAGCACGGACCACGACATCATCGCTGATTATGCGCCGTCCATCGCGGCTCTGGGCGCTGAGTCCGACCTTGTGAGCATTGTGGGCGTAGAGATTACGACCGGGAGCACCGGTCACTACAATGCGTTCCCAGTCCCCTACGACGCCGAGGCGCGGCGAGGTGGTGCACTAGATTGGGGTCGGGACCGAGGAAACGATATGGACCCCGCAGATATCATCGCCTGGGCTCGAGCTCAGTCAGGTGAACAGGTGGTTCAGGTCAATCACCCGGACGGCTCGGGCTACATCGGCGGCATGAAGGCCGACGTACTTCGAGGGCTTTCGTTCACGGACCGCGAGATGATTCGCCTCGACCCTATGGATGTGGACCCAGAAACCGGAGACACCGGAATCTGGTCTGAAGATTTCACGGCGATTGAAGTCATGAACGGCACGTCTATCAACCGATTTTGGGGCGTAGCCCGTTGGTGGCTCACGATGGTCGGCCGCGGGTTTACGCCCACTGCAACCGCTGTAACCGACACCCATCGTCTCTACGGAGACCTCGGTGGCTCGCCGCGCACATGGGTCTTTGTGCCCGAGGCGAATGACGAGCCCTTGAGCTTTGACGAGGAGGGTTTCGCGCGCGCCACGAATGCAGGAGCAGCTATCGGCTCGCGAGGCCCGTTCATGCGCATCACAGCCAGAAATGGTGCTGAGGAAGAGATCGGTTTGGGCCAGACCATCGCCTCAGGGGGCGAGCCCGTTGAGGTGGAGGTGGAATTGAGCCTTCCGGAGTGGATGGATGTGACTGAGATTGAGGCCTATATCAATCTTGAGGACGTGGTCACGCCGCCGGGTGAAACCGAGGAGGCACCACTGACGCCTACGCTGAGTGTGCCCGTAGTGCTGGAGGAGACGGACCTTGAGGTAGTGGCGACAGGTTCGAGCGTTCACCGCAGGTACACTAAGACCGTGACGTTTAGCGTGGATGCGGACGCCGACTCGTACGTGATGATCGTGGCAAAGGGTAATGGGAATATGGCGCCGCTCGCGCCTGGCCAGACGCCTTTTGCGTTCGCGAACCCGTTCTATATCGACCACGACGGTGGCGGTTATGACAACCCACCGCTGGCCGAACTGGCGTCTACCCCGCCTCCGGCTCGCTTTGAGCAACGGTCGGTCCCAGAGCTCACGCCTGAGGTCTTGGCGGATGCGATCCATCATGGAATGTGCACACACTGA